In Macaca thibetana thibetana isolate TM-01 chromosome 8, ASM2454274v1, whole genome shotgun sequence, one DNA window encodes the following:
- the GPIHBP1 gene encoding glycosylphosphatidylinositol-anchored high density lipoprotein-binding protein 1 isoform X1 gives MAPECCSRSRGHSSVGEMKVLRALLLALLLCGQPGRGQAQQEEEDEDEDHRLDDDDEEDEDEVEEEETNRLPGGRGRVLLWCYTCQSLSRDEHCNLTRSCSHGQACTTLIAHGNTESGLLTTHSAWCTDNCQPITKTVEGTQVTTTCCQFNLCNVPPWQSSRVQDPPGKGAGGPRGSCETAGTALLLNLLAGLGAMGAGRP, from the exons ATGG CTCCAGAGTGCTGCTCGAGGAGTCGGGGACATAGCAGCGTCGGCGAGATGAAGGTGCTCAGGGCTCTCCTGCTTGCCCTTTTGCTGTGCGGACAGCCAG GAAGAGGGCAAGcacagcaggaggaagaggacgaGGATGAGGACCACAGGCTAGATGACGACGACGAGGAAGATGAGGAcgaggtggaagaggaggagacCAACAGGCTCCCTGGTGGCAGGGGCAGAG TGCTGCTGTGGTGCTATACCTGCCAGTCCCTGTCCAGGGACGAGCACTGCAACCTGACGCGGAGCTGCTCACATGGCCAGGCCTGCACAACCCTCATTGCCCACGGGAACACCG agTCAGGCCTCCTGACCACCCACTCTGCATGGTGTACAGACAACTGCCAGCCCATCACCAAGACGGTCGAGGGGACCCAGGTGACCACAACCTGCTGCCAGTTCAACCTGTGCAATGTCCCACCCTGGCAGAGCTCCCGAGTCCAGGACCCACCAGGCAAGGGGGCAGGCGGCCCCCGGGGCAGCTGCGAAACTGCAGGCACAGCCCTCCTGCTCAACCTCCTCGCTGGCCTTGGAGCAATGGGGGCCGGGAGACCCTGA
- the GPIHBP1 gene encoding glycosylphosphatidylinositol-anchored high density lipoprotein-binding protein 1 isoform X2 yields MKVLRALLLALLLCGQPGRGQAQQEEEDEDEDHRLDDDDEEDEDEVEEEETNRLPGGRGRVLLWCYTCQSLSRDEHCNLTRSCSHGQACTTLIAHGNTESGLLTTHSAWCTDNCQPITKTVEGTQVTTTCCQFNLCNVPPWQSSRVQDPPGKGAGGPRGSCETAGTALLLNLLAGLGAMGAGRP; encoded by the exons ATGAAGGTGCTCAGGGCTCTCCTGCTTGCCCTTTTGCTGTGCGGACAGCCAG GAAGAGGGCAAGcacagcaggaggaagaggacgaGGATGAGGACCACAGGCTAGATGACGACGACGAGGAAGATGAGGAcgaggtggaagaggaggagacCAACAGGCTCCCTGGTGGCAGGGGCAGAG TGCTGCTGTGGTGCTATACCTGCCAGTCCCTGTCCAGGGACGAGCACTGCAACCTGACGCGGAGCTGCTCACATGGCCAGGCCTGCACAACCCTCATTGCCCACGGGAACACCG agTCAGGCCTCCTGACCACCCACTCTGCATGGTGTACAGACAACTGCCAGCCCATCACCAAGACGGTCGAGGGGACCCAGGTGACCACAACCTGCTGCCAGTTCAACCTGTGCAATGTCCCACCCTGGCAGAGCTCCCGAGTCCAGGACCCACCAGGCAAGGGGGCAGGCGGCCCCCGGGGCAGCTGCGAAACTGCAGGCACAGCCCTCCTGCTCAACCTCCTCGCTGGCCTTGGAGCAATGGGGGCCGGGAGACCCTGA